The following DNA comes from Poecilia reticulata strain Guanapo unplaced genomic scaffold, Guppy_female_1.0+MT scaffold_323, whole genome shotgun sequence.
gagagagagagagagagagagagagagagagagagagagagagagagagagagagagagagagagagagagaattcaGGATCTGGCATGCAAGCATTTTAATGTGTTGCACAGTCTTGATAATCtttattgatggaaaaaaagacttttcaaaaatgttgagatAGACTATGGTGTGCATGAAGctcaagaaaaaaagttctcaAGGCACAATGATGTCGAGACACGTTGGAAGGTAAATTTgtcacaaatgtttattttgccgTTACAGTTGGTCAATAACACAAGAACAACAGTCTCTCAGTTTGGAGGGGAAACACTTAACATTAGTCTTCACtcggcttttttttgttgtttttgttttttgttttttactgaaacTCCCTGGCATGAATTTAAGAACCAGTGAAGAAGAGACTCCATGAAGTGAAGGCAtgtctctcttcctctgtcCTCCCACCTTCTGCTTTTAGGGAAGTCGGTCAGCTGACTGTCTCTGGCTGACAAGCCTCAACTGAGCGCCGCCTCcacctcctttttctttctctctccctctctctctctccctttcctGTGCCGTGTCCCTCCACCTCCTTTTCCATCATTTGCTTCTCTCCCCCATTGGAGCGCTGGTCGCCATAAGTCCTGCCTTCCAGCACGACGTCACAGTGCGCTAGATTGATAAAGCGTCGGCTGGCTCCGAGCGCAGTCTGCTGGATACCAGAGAGTagggagagagagtgagagagagaggcgaGCCTTTAAACCTCTGCGGTGCAGAGCTGAAAAAGCAGCTTCTCGgcgagaaagaaaaaagaagaaagggaaaACAGACGTCCTGTTTACTTCGCTTCCtggctcctttttttattttcctggagaaaaaaaagggacttATTACCGAGAAGGTGCGACGTGGACTGGTGCCCGTCTCAGCGCGCAAACCTGGTATTTcttctattattatttatcttgaTATTTTTATCCGTGAATACCCTTCTGCTGAAAggactgagttttttttttttttttttacttttgcactGAGGCAGCACTGTTTTCTACCTCTTGCCCGGTTTCTGCCAGATTACTCCAGCAGAAGTAGGCTATATGACGCAAACAGCGTGCTGAGCATTAGTCTCAAAGTTTTTctccacaactttttttttctcctttttcttttttttttccccccccccaccaccaccaccagtcaCACGGTGTTTCATGCTACAGCAAGTCAGCGCAGATTTGTGGAGGAGCCAAAAGAACTATTGCATGAAAcaagaaagaagagaagagaCTTTGATTAATAAGTCCGTGTTTGCGACACTCGCCAACACCTTTGCGTATCTGCAGAAGAGTCGCGACAGCAACATGAGCGCAGAGCTGAGCATGGGCCCGGAGCTGCCCAGCAGCCCTCTGGCTCTGGAATATGTCAATGATTTTGACCTGATGAAGTTTGACGTGAAGAAGGAAGGCCTGGTCGGGCTGGATCGCAACGGGGTGCGCCAGTGTAACCGCCTCCAACCCCAGGGCTCCGTGTCATCCACCCCAATCAGCACACCCTGCAGCTCGGTGCCCTCCTCGCCCAGCTTCAGCCCCACGGAGCAGAAGCACCACTTGGAGGAGCTGTACTGGATGCCGAACAGCGGGTACCACCAGCAGATAGACCCGCAGACGCTGAGCCTGACCCCGGAGGACGCTGTGGAGGCCTTGATTGGAGCCACGGCTCACGGTCACCCGCAGGCTCCGCACGTCCAGCAGCAGTTACAGCAGCAGGGCGCCTTCGAGGGCTACAGGGGCCCGCACCACCACCACAGCCATCACGGCCACGGCCAACAGCAGCATCATCACCCGTACGCGGGGAGCCTCCCGCACCACGCCGAGGAACTCTCCGGACACCCGGGGGgacacaaccatccacacagccagcaccaccaccaccacagcCAGGACCCCGACAGCCCGTCTCCAGTCTCCCCAGAGTCCCACCAGCCGCTCCACCACCACcgccaccatcaccaccaccacccgcACGGCCACCTAAGCCAGACGGCCGCGCACCACGGCGCCGGCGGTGGCGGGCTCAACGTGGAGGACCGCTTCTCGGACGAGCAGCTCGTGTCCATGTCGGTGCGGGAGCTCAACAGACACCTGCGGGGCTTCACCAAGGACGAGGTGATCCGTCTCAAGCAGAAGAGGAGGACCCTGAAGAACCGCGGCTACGCGCAGTCCTGCAGGTTCAAGCGCGTGCAGCAGAAGCACGTGCTGGAGAACGAGAAGACGCAACTGATGAaccaggtggagcagctgaaggcGGAGATCAGTCGGCTGGCGCGGGAGAGGGACGCCTACAAACTCAAGTGCGAGAAGCTGACGGGGTCGGGACCCGGGAGCGGGTTCCGCGAGGCCGGCTCGACCAGCGACAACCCGTCATCGCCAGAGTTTTTCATGTGAGTCGCCCCCCGCCAGCCGTTCCACAACAAActctccccctcctccctcccttcctccacCACACCTCGACCGACTCTCCTCATGAACAGACAGTAATAATCCCCACGTCCCCACACCTACTGTTTGATTGTCACTAATAACAGTGAAATTATATTCATATTAGAAGAATAACCCATCAGATAGCTACTATTCTCATATATAACCATCTACCGATGCCTCTCCACGTGTCAGCAGAGATGCAACAAGCGAAGTAGAGTCCGATCAGTCGCTGCATCTTTTGTAGATTAGTTGCTTGTAGTGAAGAGACTCTTCGTGGGGGGGAAAGGAGGACCCTCAGATGAACATTGTTCTTCTCC
Coding sequences within:
- the mafba gene encoding transcription factor MafB, giving the protein MLQQVSADLWRSQKNYCMKQERREETLINKSVFATLANTFAYLQKSRDSNMSAELSMGPELPSSPLALEYVNDFDLMKFDVKKEGLVGLDRNGVRQCNRLQPQGSVSSTPISTPCSSVPSSPSFSPTEQKHHLEELYWMPNSGYHQQIDPQTLSLTPEDAVEALIGATAHGHPQAPHVQQQLQQQGAFEGYRGPHHHHSHHGHGQQQHHHPYAGSLPHHAEELSGHPGGHNHPHSQHHHHHSQDPDSPSPVSPESHQPLHHHRHHHHHHPHGHLSQTAAHHGAGGGGLNVEDRFSDEQLVSMSVRELNRHLRGFTKDEVIRLKQKRRTLKNRGYAQSCRFKRVQQKHVLENEKTQLMNQVEQLKAEISRLARERDAYKLKCEKLTGSGPGSGFREAGSTSDNPSSPEFFM